From the genome of Flavobacteriales bacterium, one region includes:
- a CDS encoding porin: ANKSTRTPIAKHASGTTTGDKLYIGSGINVQAGYIFRCNWEVAGRFTGIKPDVQVASPFEQYTLGLSRYIVGHKLKVQGDLTYKTKDNSPANMLEYRLQVDCHF, encoded by the coding sequence TGCTAACAAGTCTACCCGGACCCCTATCGCAAAGCATGCAAGTGGAACAACCACAGGAGACAAGCTTTACATCGGCAGCGGCATAAATGTTCAGGCAGGATATATTTTCAGATGCAACTGGGAGGTGGCGGGCAGGTTTACCGGAATCAAGCCGGATGTGCAGGTTGCTTCACCATTTGAGCAGTATACCCTCGGACTATCCAGGTACATTGTAGGACATAAACTAAAAGTGCAGGGAGATCTTACCTATAAGACGAAAGACAACAGTCCTGCAAACATGCTTGAATACCGGTTGCAGGTTGACTGCCACTTTTAG